In Sphaeramia orbicularis chromosome 1, fSphaOr1.1, whole genome shotgun sequence, a genomic segment contains:
- the htt gene encoding huntingtin isoform X9, whose product MATMEKLMKAFESLKSFQQQQGPPTAEELVQRQKKEQATTKKDRVTHCLTICENIVAHSLRTSPEFQKLLGIAMEMFLLCSDDSESDVRMVADECLNKIIKALMDSNLPRLQLELYKEIKKNGASRSLRAALWRFAELAHLIRPQKCRPYLVNLLPCLTRITKRQEETVQETLAAAMPKIMVALGHFANDSEIKVVLKSFVANLKSSSPTIRRTAASSAVTVCQHSRRTSYFYTWLLNVLLGLLVPVDEEHPSHLILGVLLTLRYLMPLLQQQVNTTSLKGSFGVMRKEADVQPTPEQLLQVYELTLHYTQHWDHNVVTAALELLQQVFRTPPPELLHMLITAGSISHATVFRQDAESRARSGSILELIGKMLSGEEDGLEDEAERTEVTTGAFTASVVGADGSSSGQVDIITEQPRSSQHTLQPGDSVDLSASSEQGSGGGTCASDTPESPNENEEEMLSQSSSGGANITPETADYTTPENATPEGGGPLGEGAGTLLGTNDRSLPPSDSSQTTTEGPDSAVTPSDVAELVLDGSESQYSGMQIGTLQDEEDEGAAPASHEDHPEPFLQSALALSKPHLFEGRGHNRQGSDSSVDRFIPKEEPTEPEPDNKPSRIKGPIGHYTDQGVEPLVHCVRLLAASFLLSGQKNGLIPDKEVRVSVKALAVSCVGAAAALHPEAFFNPLYLEPLDGIPVGEQQYISDVLGLIDHGDPQIRGATAILCGAIIHAALTKTRYNIHSWLATVQSATGNPLSLMDLVPLLQKSLKDESSVTCKMACSAVRHCIMTVCSSTLSELGLQLVIDLLALRDSSYWLVRTELLETMAEMDFRLIHFLERKTEALHKGSHHYTGQLQLQERVLHNVVICLLGDDDPRVRHVAASAISRLVPKLFYDCDQGQVDPVVAVARDQSSVYLQLLMHETQPPSQFTVSTITRTYRGYNLSSVVSDVTLENNLSRVITAVSHAFTSSTSRALTFGCCEALCLLAFNFPVCTWSTGWHCGYVSSGSSFASRSSLNRTRGRALSLSQPSNTPASSSNTTSAPDSERRTLTVGMANMVLSLLSSAWFPLDLSSHQDALLLSGNLLAAVAPKCMRNPWAGEEESSSGSTNASAGPSKLEEPWAALSERSLVAMVEQLFSHLLKILNICAHVLDDTPPGPAVKATLPSLSNTPSLSPIRRKGKEKEASEPSAVPMSPKKSNEINTGRPADSSGSTAVNKSTTLGSFYHLPPYLKLYDVLKATHANYKVTLDLHSSQEKFGCFLRATLDVLSQLLELATLHDIGKCVEEILGYLKSCFSREPTMATVCVQQLLKTLFGTNLASQYEGVLSGPSRSQGKALRLGSSSLRPGLYHYCFMAPYTHFTQALADASLRNMVQAEQEQDTSGWFDVMQKASNQLRSNIANATRHRGDKNAIHNHIRLFEPLVIKALKQYTTSTSVGLQRQVLDLLAQLVQLRVNYCLLDSDQVFIGFVLKQFEYIEVGQFRDSEAIIPNIFFFLVLLSYERYHSKQIISIPKIIQLCDGIMASGRKAVTHAIPALQPIVHDLFVLRGSNKADAGKELDTQKEVVVSMLLRLIQYHQVLEMFILVLQQCHKENEDKWKRLSRQIADVILPMIAKQQMHLDSPEALGVLNTLFETVAPSSLRPVDMLLKSMFTTPATMASVATVQLWVSGILAILRVLVSQSTEDIVLSRIHELSLSPHLLSCQTISRLHQQSSSPNDTLAETLGSQESNGEAQKAPPEETFARFLLQLVGVLLDDISSRQVKVDITEQQHTFYCQQLGTLLMCLIHVFKSGMFRRITAAASRLLKGEGGQTGPEASQFYPLEGLNSMVQCLTTTHPSLVLLWCQVLLIINYTNYSWWAEVHQTPRRHSLSCTKLLSPHSSGEGEEDKPESRLAMVNREIVRRGALILFCDYVCQNLHDSEHLTWLIVNHVRDLISLSHEPPVQDFISAVHRNSAASGLFIQAIQSRCDNLTTPTMLKKTLQCLEGIHLSQSGSLLMLYVDKLLSTPFRVLARMVDTLACRRVEMLLAETLQNSIAQLPVEELDRIQEYLQRSGLAQRHQRFYSLLDRFRATVAGTSSPTPPVTSHPLDGDPSPAPELVIPDKEWYVALVKSQCCLRGDVSLLETTELLTKLPPADLFSIMSCKEFNLSLLCPCLSMGVQRLARGQGSLLLETALQVTIEQLAGVTQSLPAPHQSFLPPSQPQPYWEKLADVYDEPSFFPGVLSLCRALSQYLLSVNQLPASLHIPSEKEHLITAFTCTATEVIVWRLLQDQLPLSVDLQWALSCLCLALQQPCVWNKLSTAQYATHTCSLIYCLRLIIVAVAVRPGDQLLYPEKKRTRADRESDGDEVDSPHADHMCEWQACEIMAELVEGLQNILALGHHRNSAIPAFLTPTLRNIVISLSRLPLVNSYTRVPPLVWKLGWSPQPGGEFGTTLPEIPVDFLQEKDVFREFLYRINTLGWSSRTQFEETWATLLGVLVTQPITMDQEEETQQEEDLERTQLNVLAVQAITSLVLSAMTLPTAGNPAVSCLEQQPRNKSLKALETRFGRKLAVIRGEVEREIQALVSKRDNVHTHHPYHAWDPVPSLSAASAGTLISHEKLLLQINTEREMGNMDYKLGQVSIHSVWLGNNITPLREEEWGEDEEDEADTPAPTSPPLSPINSRKHRAGVDIHSCSQFLLELYSQWLIPGSPSNRRTPTILISEVVRSLLAVSDLFTERNQFDMMFSTLMELQKLHPPEDEILNQYLVPAICKAAAVLGMDKAIAEPVCRLLETTLRSTHLPSRMGALHGVLYVLECDLLDDTAKQLIPTVSEYLLSNLRAIAHCVNLHNQQHVLVMCAVAFYMMENYPLDVGAEFMAGVIQLCGVMVSASEDCTPSVIYHCVLRGLERLLLSEQLSRVDGEALVKLSVDRVNMPSPHRAMAALGLMLTCMYTAVLASGSEVTGVRGQVDSGSAVAEAVGVTAGHVGFSSGKEKASPASRPAHSDPQAPDSESIIVAMERVSVLFDRIRKGLPSEARVVSRILPQFLDDFFPPQDVMNKVIGEFLSNQQPYPQFMATVVYKVFQTLHATGQSSMVRDWVLLSLSNFTQRTPVAMAMWSLSCFFVSASTSQWISALLPHVISRMGSSEVVDVNLFCLVAMDFYRHQIDEELDRRAFQSVFETVASPGSPYYQLLGCLQSIHQDTSL is encoded by the exons AACATCTCCAgagtttcagaaactgctgggcATCGCCATGGAGATGTTCCTGCTCTGCAGCGATGACAGTGAATCAGACGTGCGGATGGTTGCTGATGAGTGCCTAAACAAAATCATCAAA GCGCTGATGGATTCCAACCTGCCTAGACTGCAGCTGGAGCTTTATAAAGAAATTAAAAAG AATGGTGCCTCTCGGAGCTTGAGGGCAGCTTTGTGGCGGTTTGCTGAGCTAGCTCACCTCATCAGGCCACAGAAATGCAG ACCATATCTGGTCAACCTGCTGCCATGCCTCACCAGAATCACCAAGCGGCAAGAGGAAACAGTTCAAGAGACGCTGGCTGCAGCAATGCCCAAGATTATGGTGGCCTTGGGTCATTTCGCTAATGATAGTGAAATCAAG GTGGTGCTGAAGTCATTTGTGGCCAACTTGAAGTCCAGCTCCCCCACCATCAGGCGGACAGCAGCCAGCTCAGCAGTCACTGTATGCCAACACTCTAGACGCACCAGCTACTTCTACACCTGGCTACTTAATGTGCTGCTTG GACTGTTGGTTCCAGTTGATGAAGAGCACCCCAGCCACCTTATTCTGGGGGTGCTATTAACCCTTCGCTACCTGATGCCTCTGCTGCAGCAGCAAGTCAATACAACCAGCCTGAAAGGAAGCTTTGGAGTCATGAGGAAAGAGGCTGATGTACAGCCAACACCTGAACAGCTGCTACAG GTATACGAGCTGACACTACACTACACACAGCACTGGGATCACAATGTGGTCACAGCTGCTCTGGAGCTCCTACAGCAGGTTTTCAGGACTCCGCCTCCAGagcttctgcacatgctcatcaCTGCAGGCAGCATTTCACACGCAACCGTGTTTCGCCAGGACGCTGAGAGCCGTGCGCGATCTGGCAGCATCCTTGAACTCATTG GGAAAATGCTCTCTGGAGAGGAGGATGGGTTGGAAGATGAAGCTGAGAGGACTGAGGTCACTACCGGTGCCTTTACAG CATCAGTTGTTGGTGCAGACGGCTCCTCTTCAGGCCAAGTAGACATCATCACTGAGCAGCCACGTTCCTCCCAGCACACCTTGCAGCCTGGTGACTCTGTGGACCTCAGTGCCTCTTCAGAGCAGGGCAGCGGTGGAGGGACATGTGCCTCAGACACTCCTGAATCACCCAATGAAAATGAAGAGGAAATGCTGAGTCAGAGCTCCAGCGGTGGAGCCAACATTACTCCAGAAACGGCAGACTACACCACACCAGAGAATGCAACACCAGAGGGTGGGGGGCCCCTTGGGGAAGGAGCAGGGACACTGCTAGGAACTAATGATCGCTCCCTTCCACCCAGTGACTCGTCCCAGACCACCACAGAGGGACCAGACTCAGCCGTCACCCCTTCAGATGTAGCAGAGCTG GTGCTGGATGGCAGTGAGAGCCAGTACTCTGGGATGCAGATTGGAACTCTACAGGATGAGGAAGATGAAGGAGCAGCACCTGCCTCCCACGAAGACCACCCAGAACCATTTCTGCAGTCTGCCCTGG CTCTAAGCAAACCTCACCTTTTTGAAGGCCGAGGGCACAACCGGCAAGGTTCAGACAGCAGTGTGGACCGTTTCATACCAAAGGAAGAACCTACTGAACCTGAGCCTGACAACAAG CCATCACGTATAAAGGGTCCAATAGGACACTATACAGACCAGGGGGTTGAGCCTTTAGTGCACTGTGTACGCCTACTTGCTGCTTCCTTCCTGCTCAGTGGACAAAAGAATG GTCTTATCCCTGATAAGGAGGTTCGAGTGAGTGTAAAGGCCCTGGCAGTCAGCTGTGTTGGGGCAGCAGCAGCCCTGCATCCTGAAGCCTTCTTTAATCCCCTCTACCTGGAGCCGCTGGACGGCATCCCAGTAGGAG AGCAGCAGTATATCAGTGATGTGCTTGGCCTCATTGATCATGGGGACCCCCAGATCCGTGGGGCCACAGCTATCCTTTGTGGAGCCATCATACATGCTGCACTCACCAAAACCCGTTACAACATACACAGCTGGCTGGCCACTGTGCAGAGTGCAACAG GTAACCCTCTGTCCTTGATGGACTTGGTGCCTTTGCTCCAGAAGAGTCTGAAGGATGAATCCTCTGTCACCTGTAAAATGGCTTGCTCTGCAGTAAGG CACTGCATCATGACTGTGTGCAGCAGCACTCTGAGTGAACTTGGACTGCAGTTGGTGATAGACCTGCTAGCGCTCAGGGACTCTTCCTATTGGCTTGTTCGCACTGAGCTATTAGAGACCATGGCTGAGATGGACTTCCG GTTAATTCATTTCCTGGAGAGGAAAACTGAAGCTTTACACAAAGGAAGTCATCACTACACTGGG CAATTACAGCTGCAAGAGAGGGTCCTACATAATGTGGTCATCTGCCTTTTGGGAGATGATGACCCACGAGTCCGACATGTGGCAGCGTCTGCTATCAGCAG GCTGGTTCCCAAGTTGTTCTATGACTGTGATCAGGGTCAGGTTGACCCAGTGGTCGCTGTTGCTCGGGACCAGAGTTCAGTGTACCTGCAGCTGCTAATGCATGAGACACAGCCTCCCTCTCAGTTCACTGTCAGCACAATCACAAG GACATACAGAGGCTACAACTTGTCCAGTGTTGTTTCTGATGTCACACTGGAGAACAACTTGTCCAGAGTCATAACTGCCGTCTCGCATGCTTTTACCTCCTCTACCTCCAGAGCCTTAACG TTTGGCTGCTGTGAAGCATTGTGCCTCCTGGCTTTCAACTTTCCTGTGTGCACTTGGAGCACAGGTTGGCACTGTGGCTACGTTAGCTCTGGTAGTAGTTTTGCTTCTCGGTCGAGCCTCAACCGCACCAGGGGCAGGGCCCTCAG CCTGTCACAACCTAGCAATACTCCTGCCTCTTCATCCAACACCACATCTGCACCAGACTCTGAACGCAGAACTCTGACTGTGGGAATGGCCAACATGGTTCTCTCCTTACTTTCCTCTGCCTGGTTCCCACTGGATCTCTCTTCACACCAGGATGCACTGTTGCTCAGTGGTAACTTGCTTGCTG CTGTAGCTCCTAAATGTATGCGCAACCCATGGGCTGGAGAGGAGGAGAGCAGTAGTGGGAGTACAAATGCCAGTGCAGGGCCAAGCAAGTTGGAGGAACCCTGGGCAGCGTTGTCAGAGCGATCCCTTGTGGCTATGGTGGAACAGCTGTTTTCTCATCTGTTGAAAATACTCAACATATGTGCACATGTGTTAGATGACACTCCACCTGGACCAGCAGTAAAG GCGACCCTCCCTTCACTGTCCAACACACCCTCCCTCAGTCCCATCCGCCGGAAAGGGAAGGAGAAGGAGGCTTCAGAGCCTAGTGCTGTACCGATGAGTCCCAAGAAAAGTAATGAGATCAACACAG GCAGACCTGCAGACAGCTCAGGATCAACAGCCGTCAACAAATCCACAACACTTGGTAGCTTCTACCACCTGCCACCCTACCTCAAGCTCTATGATGTCCTAAAAGCCACACATGCAAACTACAAG gTGACTTTGGACCTTCACAGTAGCCAGGAGAAGTTTGGCTGTTTTCTTCGTGCCACTCTAGATGTTCTGTCACAGCTGCTGGAGCTGGCTACATTGCATGACATTGGCAAG TGTGTAGAGGAAATTTTGGGCTATCTGAAGTCCTGCTTCTCCAGAGAACCAACCATGGCTACTGTATGTGTACAGCAG CTCTTGAAGACCCTATTTGGGACCAACTTGGCCTCCCAGTATGAGGGTGTCCTGAGTGGACCCAGCCGTTCCCAAGGCAAGGCACTCAGACTGGGTTCCTCCAGCCTTCGCCCGGGCCTTTACCATTACTGCTTTATGGCGCCATACACGCACTTCACACAAGCTCTGGCTGATGCAAGTCTCCGTAACATGGTGCAAGCTGAGCAAGAGCAGGACACATCTGG GTGGTTTGATGTGATGCAAAAGGCTTCAAACCAGCTGAGGTCCAACATTGCAAATGCAACGCGCCACAGAGGAGACAAG AATGCCATCCACAACCACATTCGGCTGTTTGAGCCACTGGTGATAAAAGCTTTGAAGCAGTACACCACGAGCACCTCTGTAGGCCTGCAGAGACAAGTTCTTGACCTGCTAGCCCAGCTTGTGCAGCTTAGAGTTAACTACTGCCTGTTGGATTCAGATCAG GTGTTCATTGGCTTTGTTCTGAAGCAGTTTGAGTACATTGAAGTAGGACAGTTCAG GGATTCAGAGGCCATCATTCCCAACATCTTTTTCTTCCTTGTGCTGCTTTCTTATGAGCGGTACCACTCCAAACAAATAATCAGCATCCCCAAGATCATCCAGTTGTGTGATGGCATCATGGCTAGTGGTAGAAAAGCTGTGACCCATg CCATCCCTGCTTTACAACCAATAGTCCATGACCTTTTTGTGTTGAGGGGCTCCAACAAAGCAGATGCAGGCAAAGAGCTGGACACACAAAAAGAAGTGGTGGTGTCCATGCTGTTGAGGCTCATACAGTATCACCAG GTGTTGGAGATGTTTATACTTGTGCTACAGCAGTGTCACAAGGAGAATGAGGACAAGTGGAAGAGATTGTCCAGACAGATTGCTGATGTCATTCTTCCTATGATTGCAAAGCAGCAG ATGCATTTGGACTCTCCTGAGGCATTGGGGGTATTGAATACTCTCTTTGAGACGGTAGCACCCTCCTCTCTGAGGCCTGTAGACATGCTGCTCAAGAGTATGTTCACCACTCCTGCCACCATG GCATCAGTAGCTACTGTCCAGCTGTGGGTGTCTGGTATCCTGGCGATCCTCAGGGTACTTGTGTCTCAGTCCACTGAAGACATCGTCCTATCACGGATCCATGAGCTCTCACTTTCCCCACATCTCTTATCTTGCCAAACTATCAGTCGGCTGCATCAACAGAGCTCTTCTCCTAATGACACACTTGCCGAGACACTTGGTAGTCAGGAGTCTAATGGTGAGGCCCAGAAAGCCCCACCTGAGGAAACCTTCGCCAG GTTCTTGCTTCAGCTAGTAGGAGTGTTGCTGGATGACATTTCCTCGAGGCAGGTTAAAGTGGACATCACAGAGCAGCAACACACTTTCTACTGCCAACAGCTGGGGACACTGCTCATGTGTCTCATACATGTCTTCAAAAGTG GAATGTTCCGCAGGATCACAGCTGCAGCCAGCCGCCTCCTAAAGGGGGAGGGTGGACAGACTGGCCCTGAAGCCAGCCAGTTTTACCCTCTGGAGGGTCTGAACAGTATGGTGCAGTGCCTGACCACTACTCACCCCTCTTTAGTACTGCTTTGGTGCCAGGTCTTGCTCATCATCAACTACACCAACTACTCCTGGTGGGCTGAGGTGCACCAGACACCCAG ACGACACAGCCTCTCCTGCACAAAGCTGCTGAGTCCTCACTCCTCAGGGGAAGGTGAAGAGGACAAGCCGGAGTCTCGATTAGCTATGGTCAACAGAGAGATTGTACGCAGGGGAGCACTAATCCTCTTCTGTGACTATGTG TGTCAGAATCTCCACGACTCGGAGCATTTAACGTGGCTGATTGTCAATCATGTACGGGACCTCATCAGCCTTTCCCATGAGCCTCCAGTACAGGATTTTATCAGTGCTGTGCACCGCAACTCAGCTGCCAGTGGCCTTTTTATCCAGGCCATCCAGTCCCGATGTGACAACCTCACCACT CCTACCATGTTGAAGAAGACTCTGCAGTGTTTGGAAGGCATCCACTTGAGTCAGTCTGGCTCCCTGTTGATGCTGTATGTGGACAAGCTGCTCAGTACCCCATTCCGGGTTCTGGCTCGCATGGTGGACACACTAGCTTGCCGCAGGGTAGAGATGCTGCTTGCTGAAACACTACAG AATAGTATAGCCCAGCTGCCTGTGGAGGAACTAGACAGGATTCAGGAATACCTCCAGAGAAGTGGCCTGGCTCAGAG GCATCAGCGGTTCTACTCCCTGCTGGACAGGTTCCGAGCCACTGTTGCTGGCACGAGCAGCCCCACTCCACCTGTGACATCCCATCCTTTGGATGGAGACCCATCCCCTGCCCCTGAGCTGGTCATTCCAGATAAG GAGTGGTATGTTGCTCTGGTGAAGTCCCAGTGCTGTCTTCGTGGAGATGTTTCTCTCTTGGAGACAACAGAACTTCTTACCAAACTACCTCCAGCTGATCTTTTCAGCATCATGAGCTGCAAG GAGTTCAACCTCAGCTTGTTGTGTCCATGTCTGAGTATGGGAGTGCAGCGCTTAGCACGGGGTCAGGGCTCTCTTTTGTTGGAGACAGCCTTGCAGGTGACCATAGAGCAACTTGCAGGGGTCACCCAGTCTCTTCCTGCGCCACACCAGTCCTTCCTGCCACCTTCCCAGCCACAGCCCTACTGGGAAAAACTAGCCGATGTTTATG ATGAGCCAAGTTTCTTCCCTGGAGTTCTGTCACTTTGCAGAGCTTTGTCACAGTATCTGCTGAGTGTGAATCAGCTGCCTGCCTCACTACATATCCCCTCTGAAAAGGAGCACCTCATCACTGCTTTCACCTGCACTGCCACTGAG GTGATTGTTTGGCGTCTGCTCCAGGACCAGTTGCCTCTGAGTGTGGACCTTCAGTGGGCTCTGTCCTGCCTGTGTCTAGCCCTGCAGCAGCCCTGCGTCTGGAACAAGCTGTCTACTGCCCAGTATGCCACACACACTTGCTCCCTCATCTATTGCCTCCGCCTCATCATTGTTGCAG TGGCCGTGAGACCTGGTGACCAGCTTCTTTATCCAGAGAAGAAGCGGACAAGGGCAGATAGAGAGAGTGATGGAGATGAAGTGGATTCACCACATGCTGACC ACATGTGCGAATGGCAAGCTTGTGAGATTATGGCGGAGCTGGTGGAAGGTCTGCAGAACATCCTTGCCCTGGGTCACCATAGAAACAGTGCAATCCCTGCTTTTCTTACACCAACTCTGCGTAACATTGTCATCAGCCTGTCCCGACTGCCTCTCGTCAACAGCTACACCCGAGTACCTCCACTG GTTTGGAAACTGGGCTGGTCCCCACAGCCAGGAGGCGAGTTTGGCACGACACTACCAGAGATTCCAGTGGACTTCTTGCAGGAAAAGGATGTCTTCCGAGAGTTTCTCTACCGTATCAACACATTGG GCTGGAGCAGCAGGACTCAGTTTGAAGAGACCTGGGCCACTCTACTTGGGGTGCTGGTCACCCAACCCATAACTATGGATCAGGAGGAAGAGACACAGCAAGAG GAGGACCTGGAGCGTACCCAGTTGAACGTATTAGCAGTACAGGCCATCACCAGCCTGGTGCTGAGTGCCATGACCCTGCCCACTGCTGGAAACCCTGCAGTCAGCTGTCTGGAACAGCAACCTCGCAACAAGAGCCTCAAGGCACTAGAAACCAG GTTTGGAAGAAAACTTGCAGTGATCAGGGGTGAGGTGGAGAGAGAGATTCAGGCTCTTGTGTCGAAGAGAGACAATGTTCACACACACCACCCCTACCACGCTTGGGACCCTGTGCCCTCGCTCTCAGCAGCCTCTGCTG GCACACTGATCAGCCATGAGAAACTGCTACTTCAGATCAACACAGAGAGGGAGATGGGCAATATGGACTACAAACTAGGACAG GTCTCAATCCATTCAGTGTGGCTAGGTAACAACATCACTCCTTTGAGAGAGGAAGAATGgggtgaagatgaagaagatgaagcagACACACCCGCACCTACATCCCCACCTTTATCTCCTATCAACTCAAG GAAGCATCGTGCAGGTGTGGACATTCATTCATGTTCCCAGTTTCTTCTGGAGCTCTACAGCCAGTGGCTGATCCCTGGTTCCCCAAGCAACAGGAGGACTCCAACCATACTGATCAGTGAAGTGGTTCGATCG CTGCTGGCAGTGTCAGACCTCTTCACAGAGAGAAATCAGTTTGACATGATGTTCTCCACCCTGATGGAACTGCAGAAGCTCCACCCACCAGAAGATGAGATTCTCAACCAGTACCTGGTTCCTGCAATCTGCAAGGCTGCAGCTGTGTTGGGCATG GATAAGGCGATAGCTGAGCCTGTGTGTCGCCTGCTGGAGACGACCCTACGCAGCACCCACCTGCCCAGCCGAATGGGAGCTCTGCATGGAGTTTTGTACGTGTTAGAATGTGACCTGCTGGATGATACAGCCAAACAGCTCATCCCCACAGTCTCAGAGTACCTGCTGTCCAACCTCAGGGCTATTGCTCA CTGTGTGAACCTGCACAACCAGCAGCATGTGTTGGTGATGTGTGCAGTAGCCTTCTACATGATGGAGAACTACCCCCTGGATGTAGGAGCTGAGTTTATGGCTGGAGTTATACAG CTGTGTGGTGTGATGGTCTCAGCCAGTGAGGATTGCACTCCCTCTGTGATCTATCATTGTGTTCTGCGTGGCCTGGAGCGCCTGCTGCTGTCAGAGCAGTTGTCTCGCGTAGATGGCGAAGCTTTGGTCAAGCTCAGCGTGGATCGAGTGAACATGCCCTCCCCACACAGAGCAATGGCCGCCCTGGGACTCATGCTCACCTGCATGTACACTG CGGTGCTTGCGTCGGGTTCAGAAGTGACAGGGGTTAGAGGTCAGGTTGACTCTGGCTCTGCCGTAGCGGAGGCGGTGGGCGTCACGGCGGGTCATGTTGGTTTCTCCTCAGGCAAGGAGAAAGCCAGTCCTGCCAGTCGCCCCGCCCACTCTGACCCTCAGGCCCCGGACAGCGAGTCGATCATTGTTGCCATGGAGAGGGTCTCTGTGCTCTTTGACAG AATCCGGAAGGGTTTACCCAGTGAGGCGCGGGTGGTGTCCAGGATTCTGCCCCAGTTTCTGGATGACTTCTTCCCACCGCAGGATGTCATGAACAAGGTCATCGGAGAGTTCCTGTCCAATCAGCAGCCCTACCCACAATTCATGGCCACTGTCGTCTACAAG